The following coding sequences lie in one Leptospira saintgironsiae genomic window:
- a CDS encoding ATP-dependent DNA helicase translates to MSRVEEQFKKLSKLWPDFESRSGQIQMANSVEQAFASSEHLIVEAGTGVGKSLAYLIPAAISALEGEEIVVISTETKALQDQLIRKDIPLVSQILGQEVKAEIAMGASNYVCKRKLGNVLTQGTFGPEMMEHLNSFKDWVSNSESGRRQEYDGYASPDFWSKVTREADSCLGRSCPNFSHSFYFLERAKWQKSNLLIVNHSLLAAHIASDFNILPDFKKIVVDEAHNFPEVLGNAFRIELSSLEIQKLLQGIWNSQKKSGLGARLNSPKINDLTNHAGEKLFLCFNKVVGELPLNFYGSQRIRRPLKMDGGELEAALDSLQEALLIELKKYSKDSDEIEEKEIAMELEMSSGRIGQIAEGLHLFRTMDEGERVYWADPPNTKTKEMFPKLLTQPLKSETILREVLEPRTESMVFTSATLSTNKGDLSYFADRIGRLPSRSKLVASPFPYEKNALLFLPKDIKDATESAERNAADLSRYILKLIELTKGGAFVLFTSNKSLNEIIETIRPLTDLPIISQLEMGPEAAKNRFLAEKDAVLFGVSSFWQGVDIRGDKLRSVILTKLPFQPPNDPVLEARSEKLKEKGGNPFKDLQLPYATTVLKQGFGRLIRSEKDTGIVSLLDSRIWTKSYGTDLINSLPPAKRVTEWNQLKLEYSKLPNYSSGEAV, encoded by the coding sequence TTGAGTAGAGTAGAAGAACAATTCAAAAAACTTTCCAAACTCTGGCCCGATTTCGAATCCAGATCCGGTCAAATCCAAATGGCAAATAGTGTAGAACAAGCATTTGCTAGCTCAGAACATCTGATCGTAGAAGCAGGAACTGGTGTTGGAAAATCCTTAGCCTATCTAATCCCTGCAGCAATCAGCGCGTTAGAAGGAGAAGAGATTGTAGTCATCTCTACCGAAACGAAAGCACTCCAAGACCAGCTCATAAGAAAAGATATTCCCCTTGTTTCCCAAATTTTAGGACAAGAAGTGAAAGCTGAAATTGCGATGGGAGCTTCTAATTACGTCTGCAAAAGAAAATTAGGAAATGTTCTTACGCAAGGAACCTTCGGTCCTGAGATGATGGAACATTTAAATTCTTTTAAGGATTGGGTTTCTAATTCAGAATCAGGAAGAAGGCAAGAATATGATGGATATGCATCTCCTGATTTTTGGTCCAAGGTAACAAGAGAAGCAGATTCTTGTTTAGGAAGAAGTTGTCCTAACTTCTCGCATTCTTTTTATTTTTTAGAAAGAGCTAAATGGCAAAAATCAAATTTACTGATCGTAAACCATTCTTTACTCGCAGCTCATATAGCATCCGATTTTAATATTCTTCCGGATTTCAAAAAGATAGTAGTAGATGAGGCCCATAATTTCCCTGAAGTTTTAGGAAACGCATTCAGAATAGAATTATCTTCTTTAGAGATCCAAAAACTATTACAAGGCATTTGGAATTCCCAGAAAAAATCAGGCTTGGGCGCAAGACTAAATTCTCCTAAGATCAATGATCTGACAAACCATGCAGGAGAAAAACTTTTCCTTTGTTTTAATAAGGTAGTAGGAGAACTTCCTCTGAACTTTTACGGCTCTCAAAGAATTCGTAGGCCATTAAAAATGGACGGTGGAGAATTAGAAGCTGCATTAGATTCTTTGCAAGAAGCACTTCTTATAGAATTGAAAAAATATTCTAAAGATAGTGATGAGATAGAAGAAAAAGAGATTGCGATGGAGCTAGAAATGTCTTCAGGACGTATAGGTCAAATCGCGGAAGGTTTACATCTTTTTCGCACGATGGATGAGGGAGAAAGAGTATATTGGGCAGATCCCCCGAATACAAAAACAAAAGAGATGTTCCCTAAACTTCTGACCCAACCTTTAAAATCCGAAACAATCCTACGAGAAGTTTTAGAACCCAGAACTGAAAGTATGGTATTTACTTCTGCTACACTTTCTACCAATAAAGGTGATCTAAGTTATTTTGCAGATCGAATCGGAAGATTACCTTCCCGTTCTAAACTTGTGGCTTCTCCTTTTCCTTATGAGAAAAATGCACTTTTATTTTTACCTAAAGACATCAAGGATGCGACCGAATCTGCTGAAAGAAATGCAGCTGACCTTTCTCGTTATATCTTAAAACTCATCGAACTTACCAAAGGAGGAGCATTCGTTTTATTCACTTCAAACAAATCTTTGAATGAAATTATAGAAACGATCAGACCTCTTACCGATCTACCTATCATTTCTCAATTGGAGATGGGACCAGAAGCAGCCAAAAATAGGTTTTTAGCCGAAAAGGATGCCGTTCTTTTTGGTGTATCTTCCTTTTGGCAGGGAGTAGATATCAGAGGTGATAAACTCAGATCTGTGATCCTAACAAAACTTCCTTTCCAACCTCCAAATGATCCAGTTCTCGAGGCAAGAAGTGAGAAATTAAAAGAGAAAGGTGGAAATCCTTTCAAGGATCTACAACTTCCTTACGCTACCACTGTGCTCAAACAAGGTTTTGGAAGATTGATCCGTTCTGAAAAAGATACTGGAATTGTAAGTTTATTAGATTCTCG